The Candidatus Eisenbacteria bacterium DNA segment GAGCTCTTCACGGAGCTTCAGGCCAGCCTCGAGACGGCGGGAGATCTGTACGACGTCCTGTCGCTCTCCGGCTCGGCCACGGGCGTTCTGGTCGGCGACGCGAGCGGAAAGGGAGTTGGCGCGTCGCTCCTCATGGCGAACGTGCTCGCGTCCATTCGCATGAGCCTGACGGACACGTCGAGCCTGATCGCGATCGTCGAGCGGCTGAACACCCTGCTCGAGCGCTCCACCGAGCCGGACCACTTCGTCACGCTGTTCCTGGCGAGGCTCGATCATGAGTCACACACCCTCGAATACGTGAACGCCGGACACAATCCGCCGTTCCTCCTCGCGCCGGGCCGGGAGCCGCTCCGGCTGACGACGACGGGGATCCCCGCGGGGATGATCCCCGGCTCCACCTACACGTGCGAGAGGGTCCCCTTCCCGCCCGGAGCCCTCCTCTGCCTCTACACGGACGGCCTCACCGAGGCGGGTGCCGGAAGCGAGGAGTACGGCGACGAGCGGCTGCTCCAGTACCTCTCGCGCGTGGTGGCCGAGCCCGTCTCACGCACCGGCCCCGCGCTGCTGCAGGATCTCGAGGCGTTCCTGAACGGCAGGTCGCTGCACGACGACATGACGATCGTTCTGGTCCGGCGCTCGGGCTAGCGTCTCTCTCGCGAGCGCGGGAGGGGAGCGGCGGGCACTCTACCACAGAGCGCGGGGAGCTACTTCACGACCATCATCCTCCGGCTCGCCTCGAACGCGCCGTTCCCTTCCACCGTGAGCCGCGCGAAGTAGACGCCCGAGGCGACACCGCTCCCGTCGGCGGACTTCCCGTCCCACCGCACGCGATGCCGGCCCGCGGGGAGCTCCTCGCGCCACTCCCGCACGAGCCTTCCGTCCACCGAATGCACGCGCAGCGCCACGCGCCCGGGTCGCGGGAGGTCGAAGCGGATCCACGTGACCGGATTGAACGGATTCGGCGCGTTCTGGTGGAGCGCGTACGTCGTGGGCGGAGCGCCGGCTTCGGTCTCGACGGCGGTCACGGTGGGCTGGATCGTGAAGGCTGCGTCGGTCTTGTCGTATCCCATGGCGCCGCGCGCGTCGTAGAGATGCACGCGGATCCACGCGCGCGTGGTCGGCGTGTGCGGCACCGTCCAGGCGTACGAGGCGCCCTGGACGTTCTGCGCCAGCATCCGCCAGGTCTCGCCTCCGTCGAACGAGATCACGAGATCCGCGCGCTCCACGTCCCACCCTTGCGGTTCGGTCCACCGGATCGTGAACGTGGATCCTGCCGGGAGCAGCTCGCCGCCGTTCGGAGCCTTGATGTGCGGGCGTATCACCCGGATCTCGTCCCGCGCGATGAAGGCGGCCGTCTCGTGGATCTCGCCCGTCAGCGTGACGGGGACCGGATCCCCGTCCGGAAGGATCGCCTCCACGGCGGCGCGATCGAAGCGAAGCGTCACGTCGGGAACTCCATTCCCGTTGAAGTCCCCGATCTGGGGTGTCGTCCCTTCCGCGAGCGGCACGGCCCCGTTCCATCGAACCGTGGAGGCGACGATCTGGCCCGGAGCGTAGGGAGGCGGCAGCTCGACCCTGCCGGTCACCCACTTCCCGTTGCTCTCGAGATTCAGCGTGTTGGGATCGACCTCCACGGCGGCCGCGTCGACCGAAGCCACGCGCGCGACCACCGGCGCGGCGAGCACGCGAAGAGCCGGATCGTTGCTCGTGATCGGGAGGCGCGCGTGATGTTCTCCTTCTTCCAGCTCCGACGCGTCGATCGTGAGGGACACCTCCGCCGATCCTCCCGCGGAGATCACGCCGGACGAGGGACTCACCGACAACCAGGCGGCCTTCTCGAACACGAGGATCTCGAGCTCCGGATGGACGTAGGTCGTGTTGAACGCCATCGTCAAGCCGTCGTTTCGCGCCCCGTTCTGGATTCCGATGGTCCCCTCGAACGAGAACGGAATCACGCTCTGGTACCGGATCGCGATCTCGCCGTTCTGGAAGAGCACCACCTGGAACGTGAAGCGCTCCGGCGCGGCCGACCCGAACGGCCTCACGTTCGTCCACTGCACGATCAACCGCCCGGGCTCGGAGTGGTAGTGCACGGCCCCGTTCGGCGCGAGCACGAGGTCCGTCCAGAAGGGCGCGATCAGGTTCTCGGGCGAGCTGGGGGCCAGGTTCGGGAGCGGCTGGTTCGCGAAGCTCGTGGAGGTGTTGGTGAAGCTCATCCACCCGTTCGTACAGACGCGAAACTGGCTGAACGAGCGGTTGTAGAACGGGAACGAGAACCCGATCGGGAACGGGCCGCGGTTCTGGTCGTCCGCTTCGGGAGAGAAGGGGACCAGAACACCGATCCCGCTGATGTCGACCCAATCGAACACGGGACCGCCCGGATGATCGCTGTCGATCCAGTGGTGTCCGAACCGGTCCGGTCCTCCGGTGCCGAGAATTCCCTGCCGATGGTCGTCGGTCCCCTTCTCGATCTCGACCCAGTTCTCGAACGGCTGCGAGTCGGCGATCGGGATCCCGGCGTTCCAGCGCAGGTCGCTCCCGCCTTCGTTCCGGATCCGGATCGTCTTCGCGCCGGCGCCTCCCGGAGGCGCGACCGCGATGATGGGAAGAGGTTCCACGACCATCCGCGGCGGCACGAGCGCGATCCCCGTGATCGGGACGATCGCCGGCGACTCCGGATCGTTGCTCACGATCGTGAGCGTCGCCGCCAGGTCTCCCGGCCCCGGGGGAAGGTACGTGACGCGCATCAAGCCGCTCTGGAGCGGCCCGAGGGCGAGACTCGCCGGCGAGACGGTGATGCCCGGACGTGACGCGAGCACGGCGGTGACCTCGAGCCGGTCCGTCCCCACATTGGTGATCCGGAGATCGCGCGCGGCGGGCGTTCCGACGAAGAGCGTGTCGAACGCGAGCGCCGCCGGGCTCACGACGAGGTCGGGAGTCCCGGTCACGAGGAACGAGACGGGGATCGTGACTTCCGGCGAGAACGGATCGTTGCTCGTGAGCCGGAGCCGGGCGGGATAGCTTCCCGGGAAGACGCCGCGCGCGCTGCCCGTGAGCGTCACCTCCTGGCTCGAGCCGGGGGGCAGCGTTCCCGACGGAGGCTCGATCCGGAGCCAGCTAGGGACGGGAGAGAAGCGGATCGCCATCCCGTCGTGGAGGTAGGGAGCATTGAAGACCACCTGGAGTCCGTCGTTT contains these protein-coding regions:
- a CDS encoding choice-of-anchor D domain-containing protein, whose protein sequence is NDGLQVVFNAPYLHDGMAIRFSPVPSWLRIEPPSGTLPPGSSQEVTLTGSARGVFPGSYPARLRLTSNDPFSPEVTIPVSFLVTGTPDLVVSPAALAFDTLFVGTPAARDLRITNVGTDRLEVTAVLASRPGITVSPASLALGPLQSGLMRVTYLPPGPGDLAATLTIVSNDPESPAIVPITGIALVPPRMVVEPLPIIAVAPPGGAGAKTIRIRNEGGSDLRWNAGIPIADSQPFENWVEIEKGTDDHRQGILGTGGPDRFGHHWIDSDHPGGPVFDWVDISGIGVLVPFSPEADDQNRGPFPIGFSFPFYNRSFSQFRVCTNGWMSFTNTSTSFANQPLPNLAPSSPENLIAPFWTDLVLAPNGAVHYHSEPGRLIVQWTNVRPFGSAAPERFTFQVVLFQNGEIAIRYQSVIPFSFEGTIGIQNGARNDGLTMAFNTTYVHPELEILVFEKAAWLSVSPSSGVISAGGSAEVSLTIDASELEEGEHHARLPITSNDPALRVLAAPVVARVASVDAAAVEVDPNTLNLESNGKWVTGRVELPPPYAPGQIVASTVRWNGAVPLAEGTTPQIGDFNGNGVPDVTLRFDRAAVEAILPDGDPVPVTLTGEIHETAAFIARDEIRVIRPHIKAPNGGELLPAGSTFTIRWTEPQGWDVERADLVISFDGGETWRMLAQNVQGASYAWTVPHTPTTRAWIRVHLYDARGAMGYDKTDAAFTIQPTVTAVETEAGAPPTTYALHQNAPNPFNPVTWIRFDLPRPGRVALRVHSVDGRLVREWREELPAGRHRVRWDGKSADGSGVASGVYFARLTVEGNGAFEASRRMMVVK